In Dyadobacter sp. NIV53, a single window of DNA contains:
- a CDS encoding GMC oxidoreductase yields the protein MANLNIDAVKDMSYDAIIIGSGVSGGWAAKELTAKGLKVLMLEKGKNLEHVTGYENALKAPWETEYNGRLTVKQKETHPFLSRDYPYNEMTEKYWMNDSDSPYEEKKRFDWFRPNIVGGKSIMWGRQSYRWSDLDFEGNIKDGIAVDWPIRYKDLAPWYSYVEKHVGISGEKLGLPQLPDSDFLPPMEMYHVEKEVRKRLEKEFPGRTMTIGRVANLSQPTKIQLEGGRSPCQYRNKCSLGCPYGAYFSTQSSTLPPAVKTGLLTLRPDTVVREIMYDDKTKKATGVRVTDSVTLQEREYLAKIIFVCASTIGSTLVMLNSTSDRFPNGLGNDSGELGHNLMDHHFRTGASGTWEGDLDKYYFGRRANGIYVPRYQNIGNDKRDYIRGFGYQGGGGRQGWQRNVAELSFGADFKEELTTPGNWTMGFGGFGETLPYHENHMYLNKDKKDKWGMPTVVFDAELRENEMKMRKDMMNDAAEMLEKSGVKNVKTHDNGSYLGMAIHEMGTARMGRDPKTSVLNGNNQLHAVKNVFVTDGASMTSASCVNPSLTYMAMTARAVDFAVKESKKKNI from the coding sequence ATGGCGAATTTAAATATTGATGCGGTAAAAGATATGTCTTACGATGCCATAATCATCGGATCGGGCGTATCTGGTGGTTGGGCTGCAAAGGAACTTACTGCAAAAGGTCTTAAAGTTTTAATGCTTGAAAAAGGGAAAAATTTAGAGCACGTAACCGGTTACGAAAATGCACTGAAAGCACCCTGGGAAACTGAGTATAACGGCCGGCTCACGGTTAAACAAAAAGAAACACATCCGTTTTTGTCCCGCGATTATCCGTATAATGAAATGACGGAAAAATACTGGATGAATGATTCGGATTCACCATACGAAGAAAAGAAAAGATTCGACTGGTTTCGCCCTAATATTGTAGGTGGAAAATCCATTATGTGGGGACGGCAGTCGTACAGATGGAGTGACCTGGATTTTGAGGGGAATATAAAAGACGGAATTGCTGTTGACTGGCCTATCCGTTACAAAGATCTCGCGCCCTGGTATTCTTATGTTGAAAAACATGTAGGGATTTCGGGTGAGAAACTGGGTTTACCGCAACTGCCGGATAGTGATTTTCTTCCGCCCATGGAAATGTACCATGTTGAAAAAGAGGTTCGTAAGAGACTGGAAAAAGAATTTCCAGGCCGTACTATGACTATCGGCCGTGTTGCCAATCTTTCTCAGCCTACTAAAATCCAGCTGGAAGGAGGCCGTTCTCCTTGTCAATACCGTAATAAATGTTCATTGGGTTGCCCGTATGGTGCTTATTTCAGTACTCAATCCAGTACACTTCCTCCTGCCGTAAAAACAGGTTTGCTTACGCTTCGTCCGGATACTGTTGTGCGTGAAATCATGTACGATGATAAAACTAAAAAAGCAACCGGGGTTCGGGTTACTGATTCTGTGACATTGCAGGAAAGAGAATATCTTGCCAAAATCATATTCGTTTGCGCAAGTACGATCGGTTCCACGCTTGTCATGCTGAATTCCACCTCTGACCGTTTTCCTAACGGGTTGGGAAATGATTCAGGAGAATTAGGACATAATTTAATGGATCACCATTTCCGCACCGGAGCAAGCGGAACTTGGGAGGGTGATCTGGATAAATATTATTTCGGGCGCCGTGCAAATGGTATTTATGTTCCACGTTACCAGAATATCGGTAATGACAAACGGGATTACATCCGCGGATTTGGTTATCAGGGTGGTGGCGGCCGTCAGGGATGGCAAAGAAATGTGGCCGAATTATCTTTCGGAGCGGATTTCAAAGAAGAACTAACAACACCGGGTAACTGGACAATGGGCTTTGGTGGATTTGGAGAAACACTTCCATATCACGAAAACCACATGTATCTTAACAAGGACAAAAAAGATAAATGGGGAATGCCAACCGTTGTTTTTGATGCAGAACTGCGCGAAAACGAAATGAAAATGAGAAAGGACATGATGAATGATGCGGCTGAAATGCTTGAAAAATCAGGTGTTAAAAACGTTAAAACACATGACAACGGTTCTTATTTAGGAATGGCAATTCACGAAATGGGAACAGCCCGCATGGGCCGTGACCCGAAAACTTCGGTACTGAATGGCAACAATCAATTACATGCAGTGAAAAATGTATTTGTTACAGACGGAGCTTCCATGACCTCAGCGTCATGCGTAAATCCTTCTCTTACTTACATGGCAATGACCGCCAGAGCTGTTGATTTTGCAGTGAAAGAATCGAAGAAGAAAAATATCTAG
- a CDS encoding gluconate 2-dehydrogenase subunit 3 family protein, with the protein MNRREAIEKITLMMGGMISAPLMAGVMGEKLNFGPFLDVSAEQEALLADVADVIIPTTGTPGAKAAGAEKFIIRVMRDCYKFDDQKTFYAGLDKLDKDSKEVYQKGFASLDATQKTDMVKRATVSDKPFFLQMKGLTVTGYFTSEIGATQALDYLPIPGRFDGSWPMPKGQKSWAI; encoded by the coding sequence ATGAACCGTAGAGAAGCTATTGAAAAAATTACCCTCATGATGGGTGGTATGATTTCAGCACCACTTATGGCTGGTGTGATGGGCGAAAAATTAAATTTCGGACCATTCCTTGACGTTTCAGCTGAGCAGGAGGCGCTACTTGCCGATGTTGCTGACGTTATTATCCCCACAACAGGTACTCCCGGTGCAAAAGCAGCAGGTGCCGAAAAATTTATAATCCGTGTGATGCGTGATTGTTACAAGTTCGACGATCAGAAAACTTTTTATGCCGGTCTGGATAAACTGGATAAAGACAGCAAGGAAGTCTATCAGAAAGGATTTGCATCCCTTGATGCTACCCAGAAAACGGATATGGTTAAGAGAGCCACAGTATCCGACAAGCCATTTTTCCTGCAAATGAAGGGACTTACTGTAACCGGCTATTTCACTTCTGAAATAGGTGCTACCCAGGCATTGGATTATTTGCCGATTCCCGGCCGTTTTGATGGTTCATGGCCAATGCCAAAAGGACAAAAAAGCTGGGCGATTTGA
- the ytxJ gene encoding bacillithiol system redox-active protein YtxJ codes for MNWITITNEEEVLDISKSANYAIIYKHSPRCMTSLMAYRQLKSEVSAANDIDVPIYMVDVIKNRQESQFVAKTFEIRHESPQVLVVKNGVCVYNTSHEAISLKAMLNHIGQEA; via the coding sequence ATGAATTGGATTACAATAACGAACGAAGAAGAAGTTCTTGATATCAGTAAATCTGCCAATTACGCGATTATTTATAAGCATAGCCCAAGATGCATGACAAGCCTGATGGCTTATCGCCAGTTAAAATCAGAAGTCAGTGCTGCAAATGATATTGATGTACCCATATATATGGTAGACGTTATCAAAAACCGTCAGGAATCACAGTTTGTCGCTAAAACTTTCGAGATCCGTCACGAATCACCACAGGTGCTTGTTGTTAAAAACGGTGTTTGTGTTTACAATACTTCACATGAAGCAATTTCATTAAAAGCAATGCTGAATCATATTGGCCAGGAAGCCTGA
- a CDS encoding DeoR/GlpR family DNA-binding transcription regulator, translating to MTREKRFNFILEKLSNKNEVGFSQLSKDLNVSEDTIRRDIDALSSNGLLMKIRGGAIPRSHNPLTFKERIGHLRDDKEIIALKAQTLIKSGQTIFMDGGTSVYTLVSLLSTDIKLTVITNNMAIIPALSAYPGIELIVLGGKYLKESETVVGFQAIKMAENFQADLYFMGICALDTEKGVTASFMEEAELKQIMMQNSGMSVALSTFDKLGTFETYRVCPIQDLDYIITEMDIREEKINNFRALGISVL from the coding sequence ATGACCAGGGAAAAGCGTTTTAATTTTATTCTTGAAAAATTATCAAACAAGAATGAAGTAGGATTCAGTCAGTTAAGCAAGGATTTAAATGTTTCTGAGGATACAATCAGAAGGGATATTGATGCGCTCTCTAGTAACGGACTTTTAATGAAAATCCGTGGAGGCGCTATTCCGCGGTCTCATAATCCGCTTACATTTAAAGAACGGATCGGACATTTGCGTGATGATAAAGAAATCATTGCCTTGAAAGCGCAGACCCTGATCAAATCCGGACAAACTATATTTATGGATGGTGGCACTTCTGTTTATACCCTGGTCTCACTTCTTTCCACTGACATCAAACTTACGGTCATTACCAATAATATGGCTATTATTCCTGCTTTGTCAGCTTATCCGGGCATTGAACTGATTGTACTTGGTGGAAAATATTTGAAAGAATCTGAAACAGTTGTTGGCTTTCAGGCTATAAAAATGGCTGAAAATTTTCAGGCGGACCTTTATTTTATGGGTATTTGTGCGCTCGATACTGAAAAAGGTGTTACCGCCAGTTTTATGGAAGAAGCTGAATTAAAGCAAATTATGATGCAAAATTCCGGAATGTCTGTTGCGCTAAGTACATTTGATAAACTCGGAACTTTTGAAACTTACCGCGTTTGCCCCATTCAGGACCTGGATTATATTATAACGGAAATGGATATCAGGGAAGAGAAGATTAATAATTTCAGAGCGCTAGGAATTAGTGTGTTATAA
- a CDS encoding alpha/beta fold hydrolase → MNTLKILIAPILTIFCFSNLYSQNIEKVSINSSVGNSGYYLVVKPQSGIIKGTLILLPGYGESPESIFQESKLPNAAYESDILVIAISGGNRLYADSSLLIKLNLAFSQVIKNFSVDPEKIVIGGFSAGGTIALRYAELCKEFPKSNPIQPKAVFSIDSPVDLIEIYHYFEREISRNYSQAGVTEAKFALKLMQEEIGSPEFNINLYKKLTPFYKDLPEPGNEKYLQNMSVRVYHDVDINWYLKERRRSALDMNFLFSSELINRLTLIGNTHAEFIQSAKKGVRSSGLHHPHSWNIVEETECIQWIIEQL, encoded by the coding sequence ATGAACACACTAAAAATTCTCATTGCACCTATTTTAACAATATTCTGTTTCTCAAATCTTTATAGTCAGAATATAGAAAAGGTTTCCATAAATTCATCAGTTGGCAATTCTGGATATTATCTTGTAGTTAAACCACAATCCGGCATTATCAAAGGCACATTGATTTTATTGCCGGGATATGGCGAATCACCCGAATCTATATTTCAGGAATCTAAACTTCCAAATGCAGCTTATGAAAGTGATATATTAGTTATTGCTATTTCAGGAGGAAACAGGTTATATGCAGATTCTTCTTTATTAATAAAATTAAATTTAGCGTTCAGCCAAGTCATAAAAAACTTTTCCGTTGATCCTGAAAAAATCGTAATTGGAGGATTTTCTGCCGGGGGTACAATAGCATTAAGATATGCCGAATTATGTAAGGAATTCCCTAAATCTAATCCTATTCAACCAAAAGCAGTTTTCAGCATTGATTCCCCGGTAGATTTAATTGAAATATATCATTATTTTGAAAGAGAAATTAGTAGGAATTATTCTCAAGCTGGTGTGACAGAAGCCAAATTCGCTTTAAAATTGATGCAGGAAGAGATAGGGTCGCCAGAATTCAATATTAATTTATACAAAAAACTAACTCCTTTTTACAAAGATCTGCCAGAACCGGGCAATGAAAAATATCTGCAAAATATGAGCGTACGTGTGTATCATGATGTAGATATTAACTGGTATTTGAAAGAAAGGAGAAGGAGCGCCTTAGATATGAACTTTCTATTTTCCTCGGAACTAATAAATAGATTGACATTAATTGGAAATACTCATGCGGAATTTATTCAATCAGCAAAAAAGGGAGTACGAAGTAGCGGGTTGCATCATCCTCATTCATGGAACATTGTTGAAGAAACTGAATGTATTCAATGGATAATTGAACAATTGTAA
- a CDS encoding histidinol-phosphate transaminase, which yields MGQNIDRRSLLKSGFASLGALAVLPFISEGAFAETPMRLDNANRIVYSPMVRGHYIERELDMPKMVARIGSNENPYGPPPMARKAIAETIEKGNRYGRTELKALTDKIAVKEGVDPNYIMMGSGSGDLLEKTALAMFKDGGNIVSADPTYMSLIRVAESIGATWKPIPCKSDWSHDLDAMEKAIDKDTKLVYICNPNNPMGAVTSTKALVDFCSRVSEKVPIFIDEAYIELVEGADNKSMVFLLKDKKNVIIARTFSKIMGMAGLRVGYIAALPATLDTIRKTTKGGGGGIPVTSAAGALAAMDDVEFQNMTRKLNTEAKTYLYENLTAMGYKYVPSFTNFVIFPINMSGKELLSKMVDKGIMVRTLDINDKPWCRVSIGTKDEMKIFVTALQTFS from the coding sequence ATGGGACAGAACATCGACCGTAGAAGTCTTTTGAAATCGGGCTTTGCATCACTTGGTGCATTGGCAGTTTTACCGTTTATCAGCGAAGGGGCATTTGCTGAAACACCTATGCGTTTGGATAATGCTAACCGTATTGTTTATAGTCCAATGGTAAGAGGGCACTACATTGAGCGGGAACTGGATATGCCTAAAATGGTTGCCAGGATCGGTTCAAATGAAAATCCTTACGGTCCGCCGCCAATGGCCAGAAAAGCGATTGCGGAAACGATCGAAAAAGGTAACCGTTACGGAAGAACTGAGTTAAAAGCCCTGACTGATAAAATTGCAGTAAAAGAAGGTGTGGACCCTAACTATATTATGATGGGAAGCGGTTCAGGCGATTTGCTTGAAAAAACGGCTCTTGCCATGTTTAAAGACGGTGGAAATATCGTTTCGGCTGATCCAACTTACATGTCCCTGATCCGCGTTGCTGAATCTATCGGAGCAACCTGGAAACCAATTCCTTGTAAATCAGACTGGTCACATGATCTGGATGCTATGGAAAAAGCCATTGACAAAGACACCAAACTGGTTTATATCTGTAATCCTAACAATCCGATGGGAGCAGTGACTTCTACCAAGGCGTTGGTTGATTTTTGCAGCCGGGTTTCTGAGAAAGTGCCAATTTTTATCGACGAAGCATATATTGAGCTTGTAGAAGGTGCTGATAATAAAAGCATGGTGTTCTTGCTGAAAGACAAGAAAAATGTCATTATCGCCCGTACTTTTTCCAAAATTATGGGAATGGCCGGTTTAAGAGTTGGTTATATTGCTGCACTTCCAGCAACACTGGATACAATCAGGAAAACAACAAAAGGCGGCGGTGGGGGAATTCCTGTAACATCTGCTGCCGGTGCGCTGGCTGCTATGGATGATGTAGAATTCCAGAACATGACGCGTAAATTAAATACAGAAGCAAAAACCTATCTGTACGAAAACCTGACTGCGATGGGTTACAAATACGTGCCGTCATTTACCAATTTTGTGATTTTTCCTATTAACATGTCCGGAAAAGAATTGCTCAGTAAAATGGTAGACAAAGGGATTATGGTCAGGACCCTGGATATCAATGACAAACCATGGTGCCGCGTAAGTATTGGTACGAAAGATGAAATGAAAATATTCGTGACTGCTTTGCAGACTTTCAGTTAA